In Rutidosis leptorrhynchoides isolate AG116_Rl617_1_P2 chromosome 2, CSIRO_AGI_Rlap_v1, whole genome shotgun sequence, one genomic interval encodes:
- the LOC139892728 gene encoding multiple organellar RNA editing factor 7, mitochondrial-like isoform X3, with amino-acid sequence MLMPRIRLPVTLISRYFPGLTSPSAHNFHRSLTTGSDPQLRVTELKRAATPIDGCDYNHWLVVMDPPIGYPLRHQIVERYLQTLASALGSEEEAKRSMYSVSTMYYYAFGCNIGENVIGVIKSMPGVRWVLPDSHIRHGNHAYGGVCLIIFRGSFGYMVVTYLVSVLTCINYFLRAE; translated from the exons ATGCTGATGCCACGAATTCGACTTCCCGTTACTTTAATTTCCCGATACTTTCCCGGTCTGACGTCACCATCTGCACATAATTTTCACCGTTCGTTAACCACCGGTTCCGATCCTCAACTTCGCGTCACCGAGTTGAAACGTGCGGCAACACCGATCGACGGCTGTGATTACAACCACTGGCTCGTTGTTATGGATCCTCCGATAGGTTACCCGCTCCGACATCAAATTGTTGAACGTTATTTACAAACCCTAGCCTCCGCATTAGGAAG TGAGGAAGAGGCTAAGAGATCAATGTACTCTGTTTCGACGATGTATTATTATGCTTTTGGTTGTAACATCGGCGAAAATGTGATTGGTGTTATAAAAT CTATGCCCGGTGTCAGATGGGTTTTACCGGATTCTCATATTCGCCATGGTAATCATGCCTATGGAGGTGTGTGTTTAATTATCTTTAGAGGTTCATTTGGATATATGGTTGTTACATACTTAGTCAGTGTGCTTACATGTATCAATTATTTTCTGAGGGCTGAATAA